A stretch of the Candidatus Saccharimonadales bacterium genome encodes the following:
- a CDS encoding PH domain-containing protein, producing MVTLSVVDAQLKQAGCPVRMWGRAEVKELCEILLPGETIAQAVNGQYDAGFAMLVATDFRVLLIDKKPKYLTLKDIRFDMITELDYANRLMDSTIRIFTPNRELRFTAFNSARLRKLFTHSQHKVMEIRNHFMMQQFEQHHLAKNTPPGLAMTMQRYGEALDVTALQDYAPNRNQATSGASQEQHPRQAQAPHIYESTEEQLKLAAAMGAAGLRSIVHNGRVIKDYMSVPFTQRWRKRPYGYTNTPLNNRPQATTGS from the coding sequence ATGGTTACTTTATCCGTCGTCGATGCACAACTCAAACAAGCGGGGTGTCCAGTCCGTATGTGGGGCCGCGCCGAAGTGAAAGAGCTCTGCGAAATCCTCCTGCCCGGCGAAACGATCGCCCAAGCCGTCAATGGCCAGTACGATGCCGGCTTCGCCATGCTGGTCGCCACCGACTTCCGGGTGCTACTGATCGACAAGAAGCCCAAATACCTGACACTCAAAGACATTCGCTTCGATATGATAACCGAGCTCGACTACGCCAACCGCCTGATGGATTCGACCATACGCATCTTCACGCCGAACAGAGAGCTGCGCTTTACGGCATTCAACAGTGCCCGCCTGCGTAAACTCTTTACTCACAGCCAGCACAAGGTTATGGAGATCCGCAATCACTTTATGATGCAGCAATTCGAGCAGCACCACCTGGCTAAGAACACGCCTCCCGGCTTGGCGATGACTATGCAGCGTTACGGCGAAGCTCTAGACGTCACGGCGCTGCAGGACTACGCGCCAAACCGCAATCAGGCTACTTCCGGCGCAAGCCAAGAGCAGCACCCGCGGCAAGCCCAAGCACCGCATATCTACGAATCGACCGAGGAACAGCTCAAGCTGGCCGCCGCCATGGGTGCTGCAGGACTACGCAGTATCGTGCACAACGGCCGCGTCATCAAGGACTACATGTCAGTACCGTTCACGCAGCGCTGGCGCAAGCGCCCTTACGGCTATACGAATACGCCACTCAACAACCGGCCGCAGGCCACCACCGGATCGTAG
- the ssb gene encoding single-stranded DNA-binding protein, with amino-acid sequence MARSLNQVTLMGNLTRDPELRSTPTGQQVCSFSLALNRSYKAADGEWQEATDYIDVVAWGPLGERVAQYLAKGRRCLVQGRLQSRSWEQEGQKRNKVEVLASDVTFLDGRGEGGEGSSEGSGSGGYTRGSGTSTFNGGNGGGSKSPAKKKDDVVIEDIGDEPINLDDIPF; translated from the coding sequence ATGGCTCGTAGTCTCAACCAAGTAACTTTAATGGGCAACCTGACTCGGGACCCAGAACTTCGCAGTACACCAACTGGCCAGCAGGTCTGCAGTTTCAGCCTCGCGCTGAACCGCAGCTACAAAGCTGCTGATGGCGAATGGCAGGAAGCCACCGATTACATCGACGTTGTAGCCTGGGGACCACTCGGCGAGCGCGTCGCTCAGTATCTAGCCAAGGGTCGCCGCTGTCTCGTACAGGGCCGACTCCAAAGCCGCAGCTGGGAACAAGAGGGACAGAAGCGCAACAAAGTCGAAGTACTTGCCAGCGACGTAACATTCCTCGATGGCCGCGGCGAAGGCGGCGAGGGTAGTTCTGAGGGTAGCGGCTCCGGCGGCTACACCCGCGGCAGCGGCACTTCGACCTTCAATGGTGGAAATGGCGGAGGCAGCAAGTCTCCAGCTAAGAAGAAAGATGACGTCGTCATCGAAGACATCGGTGACGAGCCGATCAACCTTGACGATATTCCATTCTAA
- a CDS encoding phosphoribosyltransferase family protein → MYFASRLQAGRMLASQMSGKYADKDCAVVALSDGGVIVGAQIALALHAPIGMLLADMIELPRELTAIAGITQDGAFSYNQAYSDGEIEEIVSEYRGVIEQQKLEKLHDMHRMLGKDGLIREDYLKNHHIILVSDGLLSGFSIDLALQFLKRISIKSIVVATPFASVPAVDRMHILADDIYCLNVLENYISTDHYYDSQDVPEHEIIIAKLEKITREWTPPDQLPPA, encoded by the coding sequence ATGTATTTCGCCAGTCGCTTGCAGGCCGGCCGTATGCTCGCCAGTCAGATGTCTGGGAAATACGCCGACAAAGATTGCGCCGTGGTGGCACTGTCGGACGGTGGGGTGATTGTTGGCGCCCAGATTGCGCTTGCGCTGCACGCGCCGATTGGTATGCTGCTCGCCGATATGATCGAGTTGCCGCGCGAACTGACGGCAATCGCCGGCATCACGCAAGACGGCGCCTTTAGCTACAATCAAGCCTACTCAGATGGTGAAATCGAAGAAATCGTCAGCGAATACCGTGGTGTTATCGAGCAGCAAAAATTAGAGAAACTGCATGACATGCACCGTATGCTGGGCAAAGACGGCCTGATACGGGAAGATTATCTCAAAAATCATCATATTATTCTGGTTTCGGACGGGCTGTTAAGCGGTTTCTCGATTGATCTGGCGCTGCAATTTCTGAAACGTATTTCAATCAAGAGTATTGTCGTAGCAACGCCTTTTGCCAGCGTGCCGGCCGTTGACCGCATGCATATTCTGGCTGATGATATTTATTGTCTAAACGTGCTCGAGAATTATATTTCGACTGATCATTATTATGACTCGCAGGACGTACCGGAACACGAAATTATCATCGCTAAGCTTGAAAAAATTACCCGCGAATGGACACCGCCCGACCAGTTGCCGCCAGCCTAA
- a CDS encoding Crp/Fnr family transcriptional regulator encodes MLATIQQTEELLEVFRRQGSKYTYKKGEFIIRPGEIPSGVFYIESGLVKAYDITKYGEENLLIIRREGEVFPLIWAITGQERQVIYEAIGPTTVWEITRDNFLAHIGSNPEALAPLLDMTLEMYRIHSERILNLEYRSVRERLISFLLTMSHRFGKKTRDGLLINVPLRHQDIASSINASRETTTRELAALERKDLLTNHQSLITLKDLNKLHSYLQ; translated from the coding sequence ATGTTAGCAACAATACAACAAACCGAAGAATTACTGGAAGTATTTCGAAGACAAGGTTCCAAATACACCTATAAAAAAGGTGAGTTTATCATTCGGCCTGGGGAAATTCCTTCAGGCGTTTTTTATATTGAATCCGGTTTGGTCAAAGCCTACGATATCACCAAATACGGCGAAGAAAACCTACTGATCATCCGCCGCGAGGGCGAAGTGTTCCCGCTCATCTGGGCTATCACCGGTCAGGAACGCCAGGTAATCTACGAAGCAATCGGACCGACCACTGTCTGGGAGATTACCCGCGACAATTTTCTGGCGCATATTGGCAGCAACCCGGAAGCTCTCGCCCCCCTGCTCGATATGACACTTGAGATGTACCGGATTCATAGTGAACGCATCCTCAATCTGGAATACCGCTCCGTCCGCGAACGGCTTATCTCGTTCCTGCTCACTATGTCGCACCGCTTCGGCAAAAAAACGCGTGACGGGCTGCTAATTAACGTGCCTCTGCGACACCAGGATATCGCCAGCTCGATCAATGCCAGCCGGGAAACCACCACCCGTGAGCTGGCGGCGCTGGAACGCAAAGATCTGCTGACGAACCATCAGTCACTTATTACACTCAAAGATCTCAACAAACTTCATAGCTACTTACAGTAA
- the efp gene encoding elongation factor P: MALSITELKKGTLFQLDGVPYRVVDYNQKVMGRGGSIVNVRIKSLLDGKVLEKTFKGNEQLDRADVNNQTVQYLYSDGSTFYFMNEETFEQFEISADLVGDGAGYLKEGDKVTLQFFDGVAINVELPKNVPLLVTYAENAVKGDTSSSITKEATLETGITIRVPAFIKQGDLISVDTSNGSYRERVKA, encoded by the coding sequence ATGGCATTAAGCATTACAGAACTCAAAAAAGGTACGCTATTCCAGCTGGATGGTGTCCCGTACCGGGTGGTTGATTACAACCAAAAAGTCATGGGCCGGGGTGGTTCGATTGTCAATGTCCGTATCAAGAGCCTGCTTGATGGCAAAGTTCTGGAAAAGACATTTAAGGGCAATGAGCAGCTCGATCGGGCTGATGTCAACAACCAGACGGTCCAATATCTGTACAGTGACGGCAGTACGTTCTATTTTATGAATGAAGAGACTTTTGAGCAGTTTGAAATATCGGCGGACCTCGTCGGTGATGGTGCCGGCTATCTCAAAGAAGGCGACAAAGTGACGCTGCAGTTCTTTGACGGCGTAGCTATCAATGTCGAGCTGCCTAAGAATGTACCGCTGCTGGTAACCTATGCTGAAAATGCCGTCAAAGGCGACACCAGCTCATCGATAACCAAAGAAGCGACGCTCGAGACTGGCATCACGATCCGCGTTCCGGCATTTATCAAGCAAGGTGACCTGATCTCGGTCGACACCAGTAACGGTTCGTACCGCGAGCGCGTCAAGGCGTAA
- the rpsR gene encoding 30S ribosomal protein S18 yields the protein MAKIFKHRTDVAYFDYKDYKTLQRYVNVYGQIETRKKTGLTESQQRRLASAIKKARHIALMPFVANN from the coding sequence ATGGCAAAGATATTTAAACACCGAACAGATGTAGCATATTTCGACTACAAGGATTACAAAACCTTGCAGCGCTATGTAAACGTCTATGGACAGATTGAAACCCGCAAGAAGACTGGCCTGACTGAGTCTCAGCAGCGCCGCTTGGCGAGCGCGATCAAGAAGGCACGACACATCGCTCTTATGCCATTTGTCGCAAACAACTAA
- the ychF gene encoding redox-regulated ATPase YchF, translating into MSSISCGIVGLPNVGKSTLFNALTGSNILAANYPFATIEPNTGIVPVVDVRLQKLAELYNTNKVIPATVTFVDIAGLVAGASKGEGLGNQFLSHIRSCNAIVQVVRAFDDDNVIHVDDDKAVKRSPGTDINVINTELVLADLQTIQKRLPRTEKEARANPKLKPIVETYQQVLALLDAGTPLWSSSDIDHEHIADLQLITAKPIIYMFNMDENNMGDETRRAELRQLVAPATALFVCAKLESELQELDPADATELLESYGQTESGLLQLIHAAYDTLGLQSYLTAGEKEVRAWTIRRGSTAPQAAGVIHGDFERGFIAADIVDYADLMTAGSLQAAKAAGKLRTEGKTYVMQPGDIVEFKFNVSK; encoded by the coding sequence ATGAGTTCTATTAGTTGTGGCATCGTCGGCCTCCCCAACGTCGGCAAATCTACCCTCTTCAATGCCTTGACTGGCAGCAATATTCTGGCCGCCAATTATCCGTTTGCAACGATTGAGCCGAATACCGGTATTGTACCGGTGGTTGACGTGCGGTTGCAGAAACTTGCCGAGCTATACAATACCAATAAAGTCATCCCTGCTACCGTTACTTTTGTAGATATCGCTGGTTTGGTGGCGGGTGCCAGCAAGGGCGAAGGTCTCGGCAATCAGTTCCTCAGCCACATCCGCAGTTGTAACGCAATCGTGCAGGTTGTGCGCGCCTTTGATGACGATAATGTTATTCATGTGGACGACGACAAGGCCGTCAAGCGCAGTCCCGGTACGGACATCAACGTCATCAACACTGAGCTGGTGCTGGCTGATCTGCAAACTATCCAGAAGCGTCTGCCACGTACCGAAAAGGAAGCCCGTGCCAATCCGAAACTCAAGCCGATCGTCGAAACTTATCAACAAGTTCTGGCACTGCTAGACGCTGGCACGCCGCTCTGGAGCAGCAGCGATATAGACCACGAACACATTGCTGATTTGCAGCTGATCACGGCCAAGCCGATTATCTATATGTTTAACATGGATGAAAACAACATGGGCGACGAGACGCGCCGGGCTGAACTGCGCCAGCTGGTCGCGCCGGCTACTGCCCTGTTCGTCTGCGCCAAGCTGGAGAGCGAACTGCAGGAACTCGATCCAGCAGATGCCACCGAACTGCTCGAGAGTTACGGCCAAACTGAGTCTGGCCTACTGCAGCTGATCCATGCTGCCTACGACACGCTCGGACTGCAGAGCTACCTGACGGCCGGCGAGAAAGAAGTTCGCGCCTGGACGATTCGCCGCGGCTCGACCGCCCCGCAGGCGGCAGGCGTGATTCACGGAGACTTTGAGCGTGGCTTTATCGCCGCTGATATTGTCGATTACGCTGACCTAATGACGGCCGGTTCGCTCCAGGCAGCCAAAGCAGCCGGCAAGCTACGTACCGAAGGCAAAACGTACGTTATGCAGCCGGGCGACATCGTTGAATTCAAATTCAACGTCAGCAAGTAA
- the rpsF gene encoding 30S ribosomal protein S6, whose product MNQYEIAVLYHPDLEVDLDKATSRVEKIFTDNGGSVVSQDNWGKRKLAYDIKKCESAIYVIYTVEFPPENVRKVETTLNITDEVIRFLITKPDLKAIAKAEAAKEEKARKNAERGENANDDDREEPEEPRERRGRRDDR is encoded by the coding sequence TTGAATCAGTATGAAATCGCTGTGTTATATCACCCGGATCTCGAAGTAGATCTGGATAAGGCCACCAGCCGTGTCGAGAAAATCTTCACGGATAACGGCGGCAGTGTCGTGTCTCAGGACAACTGGGGCAAGCGCAAACTGGCGTATGACATCAAGAAGTGCGAATCAGCAATCTATGTCATCTACACGGTTGAATTCCCACCGGAAAATGTTCGCAAAGTCGAAACGACGTTGAACATTACTGATGAGGTTATCCGGTTCTTGATCACCAAGCCTGACCTTAAAGCTATTGCCAAGGCAGAAGCTGCCAAAGAGGAAAAAGCCCGCAAGAACGCTGAACGCGGTGAAAATGCCAACGACGACGACCGCGAAGAGCCAGAAGAACCACGCGAACGCCGTGGCCGCCGTGACGACCGCTAG
- a CDS encoding TlyA family RNA methyltransferase — MKQRLDQTLVTLGLVPTRSQAESYIKLGDVKVNGRVITKSGEPVGEQDKIVLAPRQQYVSRAALKLASVTAALNISFKGKTILDVGSSTGGFTDYALKHGAVKSIAVEVGTNQLHPSLHGNPLIELHEQTDIRDFKTDQLIEIVVADVSFISLREILPSVARLCTPQTAIIAMVKPQFEAGQSSLKHKGVIKNDRMRRDILHDFETWTKSHFKIVSKADSQVSGSKGNVERFYHLQKLV; from the coding sequence ATGAAACAGCGCCTCGATCAGACGCTGGTAACGCTCGGACTCGTGCCGACACGGTCGCAAGCTGAAAGCTATATCAAGCTCGGTGATGTCAAAGTCAACGGCCGTGTTATCACTAAATCTGGCGAGCCAGTAGGTGAGCAGGACAAGATTGTGCTGGCGCCGCGCCAGCAATATGTATCGCGAGCTGCCCTGAAGCTGGCTTCCGTCACAGCCGCGCTCAATATCAGCTTTAAGGGCAAAACAATTCTGGATGTTGGCAGTTCAACCGGTGGATTTACGGATTATGCGCTCAAGCACGGCGCCGTCAAGTCGATCGCCGTCGAAGTCGGTACAAATCAGTTGCATCCTAGCTTGCACGGTAATCCGCTGATTGAGCTGCACGAACAGACGGACATCCGTGATTTTAAAACCGATCAACTGATCGAGATTGTTGTGGCCGACGTATCATTTATTAGTCTCCGCGAAATACTGCCGAGCGTGGCCCGGCTGTGCACGCCACAGACTGCTATTATTGCTATGGTCAAACCGCAGTTCGAGGCGGGCCAGTCCAGTCTGAAACACAAAGGCGTCATCAAAAACGACCGCATGCGCCGCGATATATTGCACGATTTTGAAACCTGGACCAAAAGCCACTTCAAAATCGTCAGCAAAGCCGACTCGCAGGTCAGCGGCAGCAAAGGCAACGTCGAGCGCTTTTATCATTTGCAGAAACTCGTGTAA
- a CDS encoding 2'-5' RNA ligase family protein, with the protein MAETGDYIVVHLVDTRKVGDRFERKRLSWPLHITLVPWFVASDMQAVSGLLEQVAARHEPFEVRVGQIDHFGADNEIPVNVIAGPQPLRRVHSDVLQVLQDTHATLRSVRWTGDNYIPHITRHEATDHYKNDGDMVRVADFHVVKLTDDNWCEVDAVYRLKGDV; encoded by the coding sequence ATGGCGGAAACTGGCGACTATATCGTGGTGCACTTGGTGGATACGCGGAAAGTAGGCGACCGGTTTGAACGCAAGCGGCTCAGCTGGCCGCTGCACATTACGCTGGTGCCGTGGTTTGTGGCGTCAGACATGCAAGCGGTGAGCGGCTTGCTCGAGCAAGTGGCAGCACGTCACGAGCCGTTTGAGGTGCGAGTCGGCCAGATTGACCATTTCGGGGCTGATAATGAAATTCCCGTCAATGTCATAGCAGGTCCGCAGCCGCTGCGACGAGTGCACAGTGATGTACTTCAGGTTCTGCAGGATACTCATGCCACGCTGCGATCAGTACGGTGGACAGGTGACAACTACATACCGCACATTACCCGGCACGAGGCAACGGATCATTATAAAAACGACGGTGATATGGTGCGGGTTGCAGATTTTCATGTCGTTAAACTAACCGATGATAATTGGTGCGAAGTCGACGCCGTGTACCGACTGAAAGGGGACGTATAA